The following coding sequences lie in one Sesamum indicum cultivar Zhongzhi No. 13 unplaced genomic scaffold, S_indicum_v1.0 scaffold00163, whole genome shotgun sequence genomic window:
- the LOC105179450 gene encoding uncharacterized protein LOC105179450 translates to MHIQSFLLPQWKWFVDYANVGNRIWLAWDDNAIDVHILDLGEQYIHCRVMNRAHNEIVIITVVYGASEVIGRWALWNSLQTLAPQCTDIPWLVGGDFNAVRDINEVCGISGDIRITMEDFNNCIQEARLLPMPMQGERYTWHNCSMSTRSLWKRLDRVLINDRWLARVPTSSYHSLTPRTSDHSPLVLFGDSQHHNNGGMFRFDNYLTLSPDFIPSVQNIWQHEVIGVPMYAVTHKLKALKPVFRQQRRNKGDLSHNVQLAKGFLEEAQNLVSLDRQNELFLYLEHCCPFVYAKAVKIEQIMLQQRAKMQWMKGGDQCSRVFFRKIAQRRAGRRILQINDENGTTHTEPEEVIHEFVSYYQNLLGDVTERLSGLSGGSRELQPATDEVFFESNGNQTFMEMNRAQTYEKDGNLRPESSGLKLGFGAAIEDAIDENSKFSFFG, encoded by the exons ATGCATATTCAATCTTTTCTGctacctcaatggaaatggtttgttgactATGCAAATGTGGGAAACCGTATATGGCTAGCATGGGATGATAATGCTATTgatgttcatattcttgatttgggtGAACAATACATACATTGTCGTGTCATGAATAGGGCTCACAATGAAATTGTTATCATTactgttgtttatggtgcTTCTGAAGTGATTGGTCGATGGGCCCTATGGAATTCTCTACAAACCCTTGCCCCACAGTGCACGGACATTCCATGGCTGGtgggaggggatttcaatgcagtCCGCGATATTAATGAGGTGTGTGGCATCTCGGGAGATATAAGGATTACTATGGAAGATTTCAACAATTGTATTCAGGAAGCTAGATTGTTGCCAATGCCTATGCAAGGTGAACGGTACACTTGGCACAATTGCAGCATGTCTACGAGGAGCCTATGGAAACGATTGGATAGGGTACTCATCAATGATCGCTGGCTCGCACGGGTTCCTACTTCATCATATCATAGCCTTACACCCCGTACTTCGGACCACTCCCCGTTGGTCTTATTTGGGGATTCACAGCATCATaataatggaggtatgtttcggttCGATAATTACCTAACCCTATCGCCTGATTTTATCCCCAGTGTCCAGAATATTTGGCAACATGAGGTGATTGGCgtgcctatgtatgcggtGACACATAAACTTAAGGCCCTGAAACCGGTCTTCAGACAACAGAGGAGGAATAAAGGGGATTTGTCCCATAACGTCCAATTGGCGAAGGGATTTCTCGAGGAGGCGCAAAACTTGGTGAGCTTGGATAGACAAAATGAACTATTCCTCTACCTTGAACACTGCTGTCCTTTTGTGTATGCTAAAGCTGTCAAGATAGAGCAAATTATGCTACAGCAAAGAgctaagatgcagtggatgaaggggggtgaccaatgTTCCAGGGTTTTCTTCCGCAAGATCGCTCAAAGAAGGGCGGGGAGGAGGATCttgcagatcaatgatgaaaatggaacCACTCACACAGAACCGGAGGAGGTTATACATGAGTTTGTATCCTATTATCAAAACCTCTTAGGAG atgtgaccgaacgtCTATCTGGGTTGAGTGGAGGGTCGCGCGAACTCCAGCCGGCGACGGACGAAGTCTTTTTCGAATCTAATGGCAATCAGACCTTCATGGAGATGAATAGAGCCCaaacatatgaaaaagatggaaACTTGCGGCCTGAATCATCTGGtttaaaattagggtttggcGCCGCCATTGAAGACGCCATTGATGAgaactcaaaattttctttttttgggtaa